The Levilactobacillus namurensis genomic interval TACTGGCGGGTACTTGTTCATTTCCAATTTGGTAGGATTTGGCCTGTGATTGGGTGGAAGATAGAAAAAAGCGAGTATAGCAATAGTGGGAATGAGTAGAATCTTATTTAACTTCATGAAGATTATTCCTTCCTGGGATATTTTTTCTTATTGTAGCTCGCTCGTTCTATGAATTGGCACCTTACGCAAATTCGGTTGTACGATGTGTGGAATTTGGTCACGTGGATAGTTAAGATTCTGAAAATCATAAAAGATTAAAAGAAAATTTTGTGGGTTACTGATTCTAGCGTTAATGGGTTTAACGTCAAATGACCGCTTCCGTGATTTTACGGAAGCGGTCATTTGAGTAAGACAGATATGGTTTTTTGATTCAGCAAAAGGGGGATTAGCACCCTTCATTCATTGCAGATGAGGCCTTTATGTCAGTCGCTTGCTAGTTGTGATTGGCAGGCAAATCTAAAACAGGCATGGTTAAAATGACTGCTTTGACCAGATGCGTCTTATTTTAAGAGGTACTTGGCGTCAAATTCAGGGTCCTGGGACGTTAAAATCTTGGGGCCATCCTTAGTAATCGCCAAGGTGTGCTCGTATTGGCAAGACAGAGAACCGTCAGCTGAAACGTAGTATTCCCAGTTGTCCTTATCGATCTTGTCAGCCAGTTCGAAAGTTCCCAAGTTGACCATGGGTTCGATGGTGATGACCATGCCTTCGCGAAGCCGAATCCCGTGACCGGCCTCACCGTAAGCGGGAACGTCTGGTTCTTCGTGCATTTCAGTTCCGATGCCGTGGCCAATCAGGTCGCGGACGTCTCCCATGTGGTGTTGGGTTTCGACGAAGTCCTGAATGGCCGCACCAATATCGCCAATCCGGTTGCCAATGACGGCTTGGTCGATGCCCAGGTAGAGGGACTTCTTGGTCACGTCCATGAGACGCTTAACGTCATCACTCACGTCTCCCACGGCATAGGCCCAGCAGGAATCGGCTTGGTAACCGTCAAGTGAGACGGTCATGTCGACCTTGACCAGGTCACCGTTCTTCAACAGGCGTCCCTTTTGGGGTGCCATGTGGGCGACTTCATCGTTGATGCTGATGCAGGTCGCGTAGTGGTAGCCGTCGACGTCCTTTTCGGACGGGATGGCCCCATGGTCGGCGCAATACTGCGTGGTAAATTTTTCGATTTCCCAGCTGTCGATACCGGGCTTGATCAGGTCGCGTAACCCGATGTGAATGTTGGCCAACAAGGTGCCGGCTTCATTCATCTTTTCAATTTCGCGGGGTGATTTAATGGTAATCAAAGTTGTTCCTCCCTAAATGTCTAGTTAAGTTCACTGTACGCTAGTTTGGTGGAATTGACCAGCTTAGGGGGTGTGTTTCACGTGAAACAATGTCTAGGAGCGGGTTAAGGACTAGGTCGGGTTGCTGTTGCGGCAACCTTTCCCTGATTAAGGAGGAATCGTTGACTTAGAGTCCACTCTAAGCAGTATGCTAAAAGTACTTTATTAGTAGGAGGCAATATCATGACCAAAACTTGGTTTATTACGGGAACTTCGACGGGATTCGGGAAGTCGCTGGCGACCTTTTTAGCGCAAAAGGATGACGTTAATCTAGTGGCGACGGCGCGGCACACGGACCAGTTGAG includes:
- the map gene encoding type I methionyl aminopeptidase; its protein translation is MITIKSPREIEKMNEAGTLLANIHIGLRDLIKPGIDSWEIEKFTTQYCADHGAIPSEKDVDGYHYATCISINDEVAHMAPQKGRLLKNGDLVKVDMTVSLDGYQADSCWAYAVGDVSDDVKRLMDVTKKSLYLGIDQAVIGNRIGDIGAAIQDFVETQHHMGDVRDLIGHGIGTEMHEEPDVPAYGEAGHGIRLREGMVITIEPMVNLGTFELADKIDKDNWEYYVSADGSLSCQYEHTLAITKDGPKILTSQDPEFDAKYLLK